One Bacteroidales bacterium DNA window includes the following coding sequences:
- a CDS encoding glucose-6-phosphate isomerase — MTTTLKIDISKVFDYVPERLVFSRSNEALKALKALYDKTGKGNDFLGWVHLPSSITDKHLQEIKESAHILRNEAEILVVTGIGGSYLGTRAVDEALSHSFQPWLKKTGFPRLVYAGQNISEDYMAELLEILEDKSYAIAVISKSGTTTEPAIAFRILREHLEKKAGKEAAARRIVAITDARRGALKQLADSQGYKTFVIPDDVGGRYSVLTPVGLLPLAVAGHDVDALVNGARLMEKATSPDTAFENNPSALYAATRNTLYRHGKTIEILASFHHKLVWFAEWWKQLYGESEGKDNTGIFPASVNYTTDLHSMGQYVQEGMRTIFESVITVENPGKTLFIPRDETNLDELNYISGKRIDQVNKMAELGTLLAHVDGGVPNIRISIPALNEASVGELIYFFEIACGISGYLQGVNPFDQPGVEAYKKNMFALLGKPGFEELSKLLKKRL; from the coding sequence ATGACAACAACACTGAAGATTGACATCAGCAAGGTTTTTGACTATGTGCCGGAACGTCTTGTTTTCAGCCGCAGCAACGAAGCACTGAAAGCGCTGAAAGCACTGTACGACAAAACCGGCAAAGGAAACGATTTTCTGGGATGGGTGCACCTTCCCTCTTCCATTACCGACAAGCATTTGCAGGAAATCAAAGAATCAGCCCATATACTTCGTAACGAAGCTGAAATTCTGGTAGTAACCGGGATCGGCGGATCGTATCTTGGCACCCGTGCTGTTGATGAAGCCCTCTCCCATTCGTTTCAACCCTGGCTGAAAAAAACCGGTTTTCCGCGTCTGGTTTATGCCGGGCAAAACATCAGTGAGGACTACATGGCCGAACTTCTTGAAATTCTGGAAGACAAGTCATACGCGATTGCGGTTATTTCCAAATCAGGCACTACAACCGAACCTGCCATTGCCTTCCGCATTCTCAGAGAGCATCTGGAAAAGAAGGCGGGAAAAGAAGCTGCTGCACGCCGCATTGTTGCCATTACCGATGCACGCAGAGGAGCGCTGAAGCAGCTGGCCGATTCCCAGGGCTACAAAACCTTTGTCATTCCTGACGATGTGGGAGGAAGGTATTCGGTCCTCACGCCGGTGGGACTGCTTCCCCTGGCAGTTGCCGGGCATGATGTTGATGCCCTGGTAAACGGGGCACGCCTCATGGAAAAGGCCACTTCGCCCGATACAGCCTTTGAGAACAATCCCTCCGCTTTGTATGCCGCCACACGGAATACCTTGTACCGGCATGGCAAAACCATTGAAATCCTGGCCAGCTTCCATCATAAACTCGTCTGGTTTGCCGAATGGTGGAAACAGCTCTACGGAGAGAGCGAAGGAAAAGACAATACAGGAATTTTCCCCGCCAGCGTAAATTACACAACCGACCTCCATTCCATGGGGCAATACGTGCAGGAAGGCATGCGCACGATATTTGAATCGGTTATAACAGTGGAGAATCCCGGGAAAACACTTTTCATACCCCGCGACGAGACAAACCTTGACGAACTGAATTACATCAGCGGCAAACGCATCGACCAGGTAAACAAAATGGCCGAGCTCGGCACCCTGCTCGCTCACGTTGACGGCGGAGTCCCCAATATCCGTATCTCCATCCCCGCCCTCAATGAGGCTTCTGTCGGCGAGCTGATTTACTTTTTTGAAATTGCCTGCGGAATCAGCGGTTACCTGCAGGGTGTCAACCCGTTTGATCAGCCGGGAGTGGAAGCCTACAAGAAAAACATGTTTGCCCTGCTGGGGAAACCGGGATTCGAAGAATTATCAAAGCTCCTGAAAAAGAGGTTGTAA
- a CDS encoding GTPase, which translates to MKARNVIIIGAAGRDFHNFNVLFRDHEAYRVKAFTAAQIPDIDGRKYPAELAGKLYPEGIPIYHESELPELIKKLDVDVCLFSYSDVPYTRVMSLGAIVNAAGADFVLAGWKETMLPSSKPVIAVGAVRTGCGKSQTSRKVIEILMKKGLRVVAVRHPMPYGNLAEQKVQRFSLLEDLEKHHCTVEEMEEYEPHIIRGNVIYAGVDYEAILRAAENDPQGCDVVLWDGGNNDFPFYRPDLMITVADPLRAGHEVLYYPGEVTLRIADVVVINKIDTADHQDVLTVRRNIEKLNPRAVVVDGASPIRVDHPEMIRGKRVLVIEDGPTLTHGEMKIGAGVVAARRFGAAELVDPRPYIVGKLKETFATYPGIGTLLPAMGYGKQQLADLEATINKTDCDSVVIATPIDLNRIIKIKKPSTRVYYDLQEIGKPDLEEVITEFLTRKGLLK; encoded by the coding sequence ATGAAGGCAAGAAATGTAATCATTATTGGAGCCGCAGGCCGCGATTTTCATAATTTCAATGTATTGTTCCGCGATCATGAGGCATACAGGGTCAAAGCGTTTACGGCAGCCCAGATTCCCGATATTGACGGGCGCAAATATCCTGCTGAGCTGGCAGGGAAACTCTACCCGGAAGGAATTCCGATTTACCATGAGTCGGAACTTCCCGAACTGATCAAGAAACTCGATGTTGATGTATGTCTTTTTTCATACAGTGATGTGCCCTATACAAGAGTTATGTCGCTGGGTGCAATTGTCAATGCAGCCGGCGCTGATTTTGTGCTGGCCGGATGGAAAGAAACCATGCTGCCTTCCTCCAAACCTGTTATTGCGGTTGGAGCGGTAAGGACAGGGTGCGGAAAGAGCCAGACTTCCCGCAAGGTTATTGAGATTCTGATGAAAAAGGGATTGCGGGTTGTGGCAGTGCGGCATCCTATGCCTTACGGCAATCTGGCAGAGCAGAAGGTGCAGCGTTTTTCCTTGCTGGAAGACCTTGAAAAGCATCATTGCACCGTGGAGGAAATGGAAGAATATGAACCGCATATCATCAGGGGGAATGTTATTTATGCCGGTGTGGATTATGAAGCTATTCTGCGTGCGGCTGAAAATGACCCGCAGGGATGTGATGTTGTGCTCTGGGACGGAGGGAATAATGACTTCCCCTTTTACAGGCCCGATCTGATGATTACTGTGGCTGATCCCCTGCGTGCCGGCCATGAGGTATTGTATTATCCGGGCGAAGTAACATTGCGGATTGCCGATGTTGTGGTAATCAACAAGATCGACACCGCTGATCATCAGGATGTGCTTACTGTGCGCAGAAACATAGAAAAGCTGAATCCACGGGCGGTTGTGGTGGACGGTGCTTCGCCCATCCGGGTTGATCATCCGGAGATGATCAGAGGAAAGCGTGTTCTGGTGATCGAGGACGGGCCAACCCTGACGCACGGTGAAATGAAAATTGGCGCCGGAGTGGTAGCCGCCAGGCGTTTCGGTGCTGCCGAACTGGTTGATCCAAGGCCTTACATCGTTGGCAAGCTCAAAGAAACCTTTGCTACCTACCCCGGCATAGGAACCCTGCTTCCCGCCATGGGATACGGGAAACAACAGCTTGCTGATCTGGAAGCTACCATCAATAAAACCGATTGTGACAGCGTTGTTATCGCAACTCCGATTGATCTGAACCGGATTATTAAGATAAAGAAGCCCAGTACACGGGTTTACTACGACTTACAGGAAATCGGCAAACCCGATCTGGAAGAAGTCATCACAGAGTTTCTTACCCGGAAAGGACTTTTAAAGTGA
- a CDS encoding DUF479 domain-containing protein, producing MNFLAHIYLSGDSDDVKFGNFIGDYVKGADYNHYSSEVRKGILLHRAIDFFTDSHPVVRRSKLRFANAYHKYAGVIVDILYDHILAVNWNKFYPEELTWYTERFYYLVESRFNQLPRGMQGFITSLLKNDWLMAYSTLPGIERVLRGMSMKTSLPDETDFAMNLLRTQSDQIADEFFEFFPDLINYVENNFSVGIISPKENRA from the coding sequence GTGAACTTTCTGGCGCACATATACTTATCGGGTGATTCGGATGACGTAAAATTCGGAAACTTTATCGGGGATTACGTTAAAGGAGCCGACTATAACCATTACTCCAGCGAAGTAAGGAAAGGTATCCTCTTGCACCGTGCCATTGATTTTTTCACCGACAGCCATCCGGTGGTGCGCCGCAGCAAATTGCGCTTTGCCAATGCCTACCATAAATATGCCGGCGTCATCGTCGATATTCTGTACGATCACATTCTTGCGGTAAACTGGAACAAGTTTTATCCGGAAGAGCTTACCTGGTACACAGAACGCTTCTATTACCTGGTCGAATCCCGGTTCAATCAGTTGCCCAGGGGAATGCAGGGTTTTATCACTTCCCTGCTGAAAAACGACTGGCTGATGGCCTACAGCACCCTCCCGGGCATTGAGCGGGTCCTGCGGGGAATGAGCATGAAAACCTCATTGCCCGATGAAACCGATTTTGCCATGAACCTGTTGCGCACACAAAGCGACCAGATTGCCGACGAGTTTTTCGAATTCTTCCCCGATCTGATCAATTATGTGGAAAACAACTTTTCGGTAGGGATTATCTCCCCAAAAGAAAACCGCGCCTGA
- the rodA gene encoding rod shape-determining protein RodA translates to MPQRGKIWSKIDWLTAAIYLILLIIGWLNVYAAVYTESYHPLFDLSTRYTRQFLFILLALFLAFSAVMIEVNFYTFFAYVIYGLGMLALAGVLVAGKEINNARSWYSFGWFNIQPSEFAKLAVCFGLAKFYSTFNLKPDTLKTTLIAGALILLPMLLILMQPDTGSAIVFLAFLIPMYREGMPPFILIIGILAGMLFFLALVLDKLTIILLLALLSAAGYYFWQKKWREVVAGLFIPVVFWIIISLINRIGHLGISSFLQWTVSLAAGLVVIAFLAFRYRLRKVFVVLGILVASILFTFSVEYVFDHFLNTYQKQRVRIMLNLEQDPQGVGYNQNQSKIAIGSGGFFGKGFLKGTQNKGEFVPEQSTDFIFCTIGEEWGFLGSLIVLGLYAVLIFRLFQMAEKQRSRFGRFFGYSVASVFLLHVIVNIGMAIGLLPVIGIPLPFISYGGSSLWAFTMMLFIFLRLDASRLEMLR, encoded by the coding sequence ATGCCCCAAAGAGGAAAAATATGGTCGAAGATTGACTGGCTCACAGCAGCCATTTATCTGATCCTTCTGATAATAGGATGGCTGAATGTTTATGCGGCCGTGTACACCGAGAGCTACCATCCCCTGTTTGACCTTTCCACCCGGTACACCCGTCAGTTTCTGTTTATCCTGCTGGCTTTGTTCCTTGCCTTCTCGGCCGTTATGATTGAGGTCAACTTTTATACGTTTTTTGCCTACGTCATTTACGGGCTGGGGATGCTGGCACTTGCCGGTGTTCTGGTAGCCGGAAAGGAAATCAACAACGCCCGGTCGTGGTATTCGTTCGGATGGTTTAACATCCAGCCTTCGGAATTCGCCAAACTTGCGGTATGTTTTGGTTTGGCTAAGTTTTACAGCACCTTTAACCTGAAGCCCGATACGCTGAAGACAACACTGATTGCCGGAGCTTTGATCCTCCTTCCGATGCTCCTGATCCTTATGCAGCCCGATACCGGATCGGCAATAGTGTTTCTGGCATTCCTCATTCCCATGTACCGTGAAGGTATGCCTCCGTTCATACTGATCATTGGCATTCTGGCGGGAATGCTCTTTTTCCTGGCCCTGGTTCTGGATAAGCTGACCATTATATTGCTTCTGGCCCTCCTCTCGGCTGCCGGTTATTACTTCTGGCAGAAAAAATGGAGAGAAGTTGTTGCTGGCTTGTTTATCCCTGTTGTATTCTGGATCATCATTAGCCTGATCAACCGAATCGGACACCTGGGGATTTCTTCCTTCCTGCAATGGACTGTAAGCCTTGCGGCCGGACTGGTAGTAATTGCCTTTCTTGCCTTTCGCTACCGGCTCAGAAAAGTCTTTGTGGTTCTTGGTATCCTCGTTGCCTCCATCCTGTTTACCTTCTCGGTGGAGTATGTTTTCGACCATTTTCTGAATACCTACCAGAAGCAGCGTGTCCGCATTATGCTGAACCTTGAGCAGGACCCTCAGGGGGTAGGGTATAATCAGAACCAGTCAAAAATAGCTATTGGGTCGGGTGGATTTTTCGGGAAAGGTTTCCTTAAGGGTACGCAAAACAAAGGGGAGTTTGTTCCCGAGCAGAGTACCGATTTTATTTTCTGCACCATAGGGGAAGAGTGGGGCTTTCTGGGATCACTAATAGTGCTTGGTTTGTATGCAGTGCTGATTTTTCGTCTTTTTCAGATGGCCGAGAAGCAGAGGTCGCGTTTCGGGCGTTTCTTCGGATATAGCGTTGCCTCGGTGTTCCTGTTGCATGTTATTGTAAATATAGGAATGGCTATAGGCCTGCTTCCTGTGATAGGAATACCCCTTCCCTTTATCAGCTATGGGGGATCTTCGCTCTGGGCATTTACCATGATGTTGTTTATTTTCCTTCGTCTGGATGCCAGCCGTCTGGAGATGCTGCGCTGA
- the mrdA gene encoding penicillin-binding protein 2, whose product MDPFSNRKKFIVILAAAGFLALFGKLFYIQIIDSSYKVSAESNSQRIVTRYPARGLIYDRAGRLIVSNQAAYDVLVNPSQLQAFDTAALCNMLGITVDGAKRAIDSAFRFSRYQPSEFVRQISVQEYAVLQEQLYKFPGFFVQPRTLRKYHTSGSAHLLGYVGEVDKSIIKKDPYYRMGDYIGISGIERAYEEDLRGRKGQEVLLVDVHGRVKGSFADGKFDREAVVGEDLYATIDLALQEYGEKLMQNMRGSIVAIEPQTGEILALVSSPGYDPALLVGRARAGNYARLAKDTLKPLFNRALMAKYPPGSTFKIMNALIGLQEGVISQQTEFGCNMGIQIGGMFKRCHSHASPLALRGAIQNSCNSYFFLTFRNIIENRNYKNSTEAYNAWRRYVTSFGFGNVLGSDLPNELGGFVPAEDYYNRYYGKNRWNAYTIISLGIGQGELGITPLQMANYAAIIANRGFYVIPHSVKAIENKSLNRKFRERHYVAIDSSLFGPIIDGMQGAVNGPGTGTALIARLPDIIICGKTGTAQNPHGADHSIFIAFAPRDNPKIALSVYVENGGFGATYAAPVASLMIEKFLTDTITRPWLEQHVLNANLLYYNAPKRKNMVED is encoded by the coding sequence ATGGATCCGTTCAGCAACAGGAAGAAGTTTATTGTCATTCTTGCAGCGGCCGGATTCCTTGCCCTGTTCGGTAAACTGTTCTACATACAGATAATTGACAGTTCCTACAAGGTATCGGCTGAGAGCAACAGCCAGCGGATAGTAACCCGTTATCCTGCCCGCGGCTTGATTTACGACCGGGCAGGAAGGCTGATTGTCTCCAATCAGGCGGCGTATGACGTGCTGGTAAATCCGTCCCAGTTGCAGGCATTTGATACAGCGGCTTTATGCAATATGCTGGGAATCACGGTAGATGGGGCAAAACGCGCTATTGACAGTGCCTTTCGGTTTTCCCGCTACCAGCCATCGGAATTTGTACGGCAGATTTCCGTTCAGGAGTATGCGGTGCTTCAGGAACAGCTCTATAAGTTTCCCGGATTCTTCGTTCAGCCGCGAACCCTCCGTAAATACCATACCTCCGGTTCAGCCCATCTGCTGGGGTATGTGGGTGAAGTTGACAAATCCATAATTAAGAAGGACCCTTACTACAGGATGGGAGACTATATAGGCATCAGTGGAATAGAGAGGGCTTATGAAGAAGACCTTCGCGGCAGGAAAGGGCAGGAAGTTTTGCTGGTAGATGTGCACGGACGTGTGAAGGGTTCGTTTGCCGACGGGAAATTTGACCGTGAGGCGGTAGTGGGAGAAGATCTGTATGCTACTATTGATCTTGCCCTTCAGGAATATGGCGAAAAACTTATGCAGAACATGCGGGGCAGTATTGTGGCCATTGAGCCGCAGACAGGTGAGATCCTCGCTTTGGTTTCATCGCCGGGATATGATCCGGCCCTTCTGGTCGGAAGAGCCCGTGCCGGGAACTATGCCCGGCTGGCGAAAGATACACTTAAGCCACTTTTTAACCGGGCCCTTATGGCCAAATACCCTCCCGGTTCGACGTTTAAAATCATGAATGCTCTGATAGGGCTTCAGGAGGGTGTAATAAGCCAGCAAACCGAATTTGGCTGTAATATGGGGATACAGATAGGAGGGATGTTCAAACGGTGCCACAGTCATGCCTCGCCGCTTGCCCTGCGCGGAGCCATCCAGAACAGCTGCAATTCGTACTTCTTTTTGACGTTCCGGAATATCATCGAGAACCGGAATTACAAAAATTCGACCGAAGCTTATAATGCCTGGCGGAGGTATGTAACCTCGTTCGGATTTGGAAATGTTCTGGGGAGTGACCTTCCCAATGAGCTGGGCGGATTTGTGCCGGCTGAGGACTATTATAACCGGTATTACGGGAAAAACCGATGGAATGCCTATACCATCATTTCGCTGGGAATTGGTCAGGGAGAACTGGGTATTACGCCCCTGCAGATGGCAAATTATGCGGCCATCATTGCCAACCGGGGATTTTACGTCATTCCGCACAGTGTTAAGGCAATTGAAAACAAATCATTGAACAGGAAGTTCAGGGAAAGGCACTATGTAGCCATTGATTCATCCCTGTTCGGGCCTATAATTGACGGGATGCAGGGGGCTGTTAATGGCCCGGGTACAGGCACAGCACTGATTGCCAGGCTTCCTGATATCATCATTTGCGGGAAAACAGGTACTGCCCAGAATCCCCATGGAGCCGACCATTCCATATTTATTGCCTTTGCGCCCAGGGACAATCCGAAGATTGCCCTTTCGGTGTACGTTGAAAACGGCGGGTTTGGAGCAACCTATGCAGCTCCCGTTGCAAGCCTTATGATTGAGAAATTTCTTACTGATACCATTACCCGCCCCTGGCTTGAACAGCATGTATTAAACGCAAATCTTCTTTACTACAATGCCCCAAAGAGGAAAAATATGGTCGAAGATTGA
- a CDS encoding rod shape-determining protein MreD, with the protein MTRNILSYGFAFILLVLVQVWILNNIQLSGYINPYLYIMFLLILPFGTSFWLLIPAGFLLGITVDMFMHTPGLHAAAAVFAAFVRPGVLSLIAPGDGYDSSQRPHITNMGIGWYLRYVIIMVLLHHAVLFYLEVFRLTDFFYTLARVLLSSLFTVLLIVITDTLVYRK; encoded by the coding sequence ATGACACGAAACATCCTTTCATACGGCTTTGCGTTTATTCTGCTGGTTCTCGTTCAGGTATGGATTCTCAACAATATCCAGTTGAGCGGGTATATCAATCCGTACCTTTATATCATGTTCCTTTTGATTCTTCCTTTTGGCACTTCCTTCTGGCTGTTGATTCCCGCAGGTTTTCTGCTGGGTATTACGGTTGATATGTTCATGCATACGCCGGGCCTGCATGCTGCGGCCGCCGTTTTTGCCGCTTTTGTCAGGCCGGGTGTTCTTTCCCTTATTGCTCCGGGCGACGGATACGACAGCAGTCAGCGGCCCCATATAACCAACATGGGCATCGGCTGGTACCTGAGGTATGTTATCATTATGGTGCTGCTCCATCATGCCGTGCTCTTTTATCTGGAAGTTTTCCGGCTGACGGACTTTTTTTACACCCTGGCCCGGGTTCTGTTAAGTTCCCTGTTTACTGTGCTTCTGATAGTAATAACCGATACATTGGTTTACCGTAAATAA
- the mreC gene encoding rod shape-determining protein MreC, translated as MRELFLILKRFSQVFLFILFESAALVILFQKNDYHRPLAVNALQRMSFRYYSRVNRLREYFALRETNRQLAEENARLRSMLRSAFREPGRGFIPMADSGSLRQYEYMHARVVSNSVTSQYNYLTLDKGSDDGVAPDMAVATDRGVVGIVVSVSPHFSLVISLLNRDLKVSGRLKGSREPGTVEWPGRSYKKVVLKDIPHDTRIMPGDTVVTSGLSSIFPEKLWIGFVEKYRIEGGSFYSVDVLLANDFRKLQWVYIIRNRLRNEQLQLESSFGR; from the coding sequence ATGAGAGAGCTTTTCCTGATACTCAAACGCTTTTCGCAGGTATTTCTCTTTATTTTGTTTGAGTCGGCAGCTCTTGTAATTCTCTTCCAGAAAAATGATTATCACCGGCCTCTGGCAGTGAATGCACTGCAGAGGATGTCCTTTCGGTATTATTCCAGGGTGAACAGACTCCGCGAATATTTTGCATTGCGCGAAACCAACCGCCAGCTGGCGGAAGAAAATGCCAGACTGCGCAGTATGCTGCGAAGTGCCTTCCGTGAACCGGGCCGAGGGTTCATCCCGATGGCTGATTCGGGAAGCCTGCGCCAGTATGAATACATGCACGCAAGGGTTGTGAGCAATTCCGTTACCAGCCAGTACAATTATCTTACGCTCGACAAGGGAAGTGACGATGGAGTAGCACCTGATATGGCGGTAGCCACCGACAGGGGCGTTGTGGGGATCGTTGTATCGGTTTCCCCCCACTTTTCCCTGGTCATTTCGTTGCTGAACCGCGACCTGAAGGTGAGCGGAAGGCTTAAGGGCAGCCGCGAACCGGGTACGGTTGAATGGCCCGGACGTTCTTATAAAAAGGTGGTGCTGAAAGATATTCCTCACGATACCCGCATCATGCCGGGAGATACTGTGGTTACAAGCGGCCTTTCTTCCATTTTTCCTGAAAAGCTGTGGATAGGATTTGTTGAAAAATACCGGATTGAAGGAGGGAGCTTTTACTCGGTTGATGTATTGCTGGCCAATGATTTCAGAAAACTGCAATGGGTTTACATCATCAGGAACCGCTTGCGCAACGAACAACTTCAACTTGAATCATCTTTCGGGCGATGA